A part of Papilio machaon chromosome 23, ilPapMach1.1, whole genome shotgun sequence genomic DNA contains:
- the LOC106713611 gene encoding translation initiation factor IF-2-like: MSNNAHDLSNRLLNALDNNYNVVDMHAVNEIISILEKINITKELLETTRLGKHVNELRRKTTDQTLARRAKVLVKRWRDLVIPAVSSPAHTGSNRSSAERQMRRLGGTPLTSPALTRNVVSPAVPSPRTQARPAWGGYESDSQDVILVDDEPPTALPPPPIAPLAPLAPFATQKPLTPTLTITPTPPIKRQPSPEPLHDDKKAKRDKKPKKRRGHSRAGSGTEAGGVGEGDAGVEGGGVWGARNGSAHHDRRRNGCRRDALDAYSALVNRMPPAGAKKVKTTKELLEQIQSRGSKPASRPASPSSPASPASPDVMLIEPDSFTKAASPLRNGSSEPGRGAPPPARPASPLPPRSPLDEELAAERETCTCEEEAQETCPAASRRRTAPLHVLALHNALLPGVNGTRAPLHPHQFAVRKLADHERPGLFTSVVPLYKYSDYADDYCVKNLSRVTLCKHIPVHEFAPPPPDIPAPPSPPSPRPYPVDEETEAPEIENEPECVKTEVMEYECPEVQPEMVSVPSLEPSERLKAPLLSVEDERQFGAEPVVKMEVEEQFVSEPQEHRTVERTKEELDGKGLYALCQRAMDAIPYSYAQAASAPVLSLSAVEQGATLEEVDSCPDELGRPQRAPRFAEWHECARLGDLIALPYVVID; the protein is encoded by the exons GTGGTCGACATGCACGCTGTCAACGAAATTATATCCATTTTGGAGAAaatcaatattacaaaagagtTGTTGGAG ACCACCCGACTGGGTAAACATGTCAACGAGCTGAGGCGGAAGACTACTGACCAGACGTTGGCGCGGCGTGCCAAGGTACTGGTGAAGAGATGGCGCGACCTCGTCATACCAGCTGTATCTTCGCCCGCACACACCG GTTCAAACCGGTCGTCAGCGGAGCGTCAGATGCGACGTCTGGGTGGCACTCCCCTCACCTCACCCGCTCTCACACGG AATGTGGTGAGTCCTGCAGTGCCCAGTCCGCGCACTCAGGCTCGACCCG CATGGGGTGGGTACGAGTCTGACTCTCAGGACGTGATCCTGGTGGATGACGAGCCCCCCACCGCGCTGCCACCCCCGCCCATAGCGCCCCTCGCACCCCTCGCACCCTTCGCCACACAGAAACCACTCACGCCCACGCTTACGATTACGCCCACGCCTC CAATCAAGAGGCAACCGTCCCCCGAGCCTCTGCACGATGACAAAAAGGCGAAGAGGGATAAAAAGCCTAAGAAAAGAAG GGGCCACAGCCGCGCGGGGTCGGGCACGGAGGCGGGGGGCGTGGGGGAGGGCGATGCCGGTGTGGAGGGGGGCGGGGTGTGGGGGGCGCGCAATGGCTCCGCCCACCACGATCGTCGCCGCAACGGCTGCCGGCGTGACGCTCTCGATGCCTACTCCGCCCTCGTCAACCGCATGCCGCCCGCCGGCGCTAAGAAG GTGAAGACGACGAAGGAGCTGCTGGAGCAGATCCAATCGCGCGGCAGCAAGCCCGCCTCGCGTCCCGCCTCTCCCTCCTCGCCCGCCTCGCCCGCCTCGCCCGACGTCATGCTCATAGAGCCCGACT CGTTCACCAAAGCGGCCTCGCCTCTGCGCAACGGCAGCAGCGAGCCTGGCCGTGGCGCCCCGCCCCCCGCCCGCCCCGCCAGCCCCCTGCCCCCGCGCTCCCCGCTAGACGAGGAGCTGGCGGCGGAGCGCGAGACGTGCACGTGCGAGGAGGAGGCGCAGGAGACGTGCCCCGCGGCCTCGCGTCGCCGCACCGCGCCGCTGCACGTGCTGGCGCTGCACAACGCGCTGCTGCCCGGCGTCAATGGCACGCGCGCGCCGCTGCACCCGCACCAGTTCGCCGTGCGCAAGCTCGCCGACCACGAGCGGCCCGGACTCTTCACCAGTGTCGTGCCCCTCTACAAGTATTCCGACTACGCTGACGATTATTGCGTTAAGAATTTATCGCGAGTGACTCTGTGCAAACATATACCGGTCCACGAGTTCGCGCCCCCGCCCCCCGACATCCCCGCGCCCCCGTCTCCGCCCTCGCCCCGACCCTACCCCGTGGACGAGGAGACCGAGGCGCCGGAGATCGAAAACGAGCCCGAGTGCGTCAAGACTGAAGTGATGGAATACGAGTGCCCCGAGGTGCAGCCGGAGATGGTGAGCGTGCCCAGCCTCGAGCCCAGCGAGCGGCTGAAGGCGCCCCTGCTGTCGGTCGAGGACGAGCGGCAGTTCGGCGCCGAGCCGGTCGTCAAGATGGAGGTAGAGGAGCAATTTGTGAGCGAACCCCAGGAGCATAGGACGGTTGAGCGGACGAAAGAGGAGCTCGACGGCAAGGGGTTGTACGCGTTGTGCCAGCGCGCGATGGACGCGATCCCGTACTCGTACGCGCAAGCGGCGAGCGCGCCCGTGCTGTCGCTGTCGGCCGTGGAGCAGGGTGCGACGCTGGAGGAGGTGGACTCGTGCCCCGACGAGCTGGGCCGGCCGCAACGCGCGCCGCGCTTCGCCGAGTGGCACGAGTGCGCGCGCCTCGGCGACCTCATCGCGCTGCCCTACGTCGTGATAGACTGA
- the LOC123722324 gene encoding uncharacterized protein LOC123722324, whose translation MVESELPIVNTFTLPSSNSFSGNRCFRPSLGGTTERPSDLGKLVPRRTTATLESERDAGHFTRPPDPCSFIEAQLAAHTVRQQDCSRSITERRRYEIHITNEHNLPNFEIIRPSQNTLQHSLHSGQVQQSCRPPFASPSTSRVAPTTDLCGNGVCEMGYSSDRFIRFENCSRSVQLCLSGFERSPSSLSRCVQCSMGLSTCVGISPAVLNPQSSGTPESVNRNILDSSSTVGESVLARRPQSPIPRSPVHSEQFAQSSDRHINGASTAESRIHDARSLEMWGWTEAIKSWNIDQLSLLKNSWRKSTLKTYEVAWKRWTLWCKDKNVNPKNPTGAQLAQFLSDLYLIHKLSYNTILLHKSVVSTLCNSETSSQLSSHVLVKHICKSIALKVPKISKAPIWDVSKLSSFLANYTIDINNVYQTSRHTALLLLLCSGRRVHDLTLLRVDPEHFVMAEHSVVFWPEFGSKTDNNDYRQSGWKLISNTNNRNLNPVFWVEKTVALLNERRDTAKSFKLFITVRGIAKPASRTVISGWIKTLFKEAGITATPGSVRSAVASKNWLENTPIDEILTRGNWRSANTFHKFYRREVMKTQDSQNVAQLFTPAN comes from the coding sequence ATGGTGGAAAGCGAACTGCCAATTGTCAACACCTTTACATTACCCTCCTCCAATTCATTTTCTGGCAACAGATGCTTCAGACCTAGCTTGGGGGGCACAACTGAAAGACCTAGCGATCTGGGGAAGCTGGTCCCAAGAAGAACAACGGCTACACTCGAATCAGAAAGAGATGCTGGCCATTTTACACGCCCTCCAGACCCATGTTCATTTATTGAAGCACAGCTCGCTGCTCATACAGTGCGACAACAAGACTGCAGTCGCTCAATTACGGAAAGAAGGAGGTACGAAATCCATATCACTAATGAACATAACTTaccaaattttgaaattattagacCATCACAAAATACACTTCAGCATTCACTACATTCCGGGCAAGTACAACAATCATGCCGACCACCTTTCGCGTCACCGTCAACCTCCAGAGTGGCACCTACTACCGACCTGTGCGGAAATGGTGTTTGCGAAATGGGGTACTCCAGTGATAGATTTATTCGCTTCGAAAACTGCTCACGTAGTGTACAATTATGTCTCTCGGGATTTGAACGATCACCAAGCTCTCTTTCACGATGCGTTCAGTGTTCCATGGGACTATCCACTTGCGTGGGTATTTCCCCCGCCGTTCTTAATCCCCAAAGTTCTGGCACACCTGAATCAGTCAACAGGAATATTCTTGATAGTAGTTCCACGGTGGGAGAGAGTGTTTTGGCGCGCAGACCTCAAAGCCCGATCCCTCGAAGCCCCGTTCACTCTGAACAATTTGCACAATCGTCTGATCGACACATCAACGGGGCTTCCACCGCAGAAAGTAGAATCCATGACGCTCGAAGTTTGGAGATGTGGGGGTGGACTGAAGCTATAAAATCATGGAACATTGATCAGCTATCATTGCTTAAAAACTCTTGGCGTAAATCAACCTTAAAAACTTACGAGGTGGCTTGGAAACGTTGGACTTTATGGTGTAAGGATAAAAACGTTAACCCGAAAAACCCCACTGGTGCGCAACTAGCACAATTTTTatcagatttatatttaatacataaattatcgTATAACACTATACTACTACATAAGTCAGTAGTTTCTACCTTATGTAATTCAGAAACATCGAGTCAGTTAAGCTCACATGTTCTTGTAAAGCACATCTGTAAATCAATCGCTCTTAAAGTTCCAAAGATTTCCAAAGCACCTATTTGGGATGTTAGTAAATTATCTTCCTTTTTAGCCAACTACACTATAgacataaataatgtatatcaGACTTCACGGCATACAGCACTCTTATTACTATTGTGTTCAGGAAGGCGTGTACATGACCTCACCTTGCTTAGAGTAGATCCTGAGCATTTTGTTATGGCTGAACATAGTGTAGTATTTTGGCCGGAATTTGGTTCAAAAACTGACAATAATGATTACAGACAGTCTGGTTGGAAATTGATTTCAAACACAAATAATCGTAATCTGAATCCTGTATTTTGGGTAGAGAAGACTGTAGCATTGCTAAATGAAAGACGTGATACTGCaaaatcatttaaactttttattacagtaaGAGGGATTGCAAAACCCGCTTCACGAACAGTTATTTCAGGCTGGATAAAGACTCTATTTAAGGAAGCTGGCATAACAGCCACGCCAGGAAGTGTTCGGTCAGCTGTAGCCTCCAAAAATTGGCTGGAGAATACTCCAATTGATGAAATCCTGACTCGTGGAAACTGGCGATCAGCTAATACATTTCACAAGTTCTATAGACGAGAAGTAATGAAAACACAAGATTCTCAAAATGTAGCACAATTATTCACACCGGCGAActaa